A single Oncorhynchus nerka isolate Pitt River linkage group LG10, Oner_Uvic_2.0, whole genome shotgun sequence DNA region contains:
- the bcl2l11 gene encoding LOW QUALITY PROTEIN: bcl-2-like protein 11 (The sequence of the model RefSeq protein was modified relative to this genomic sequence to represent the inferred CDS: deleted 2 bases in 2 codons), with amino-acid sequence MSDSSRPQNRPNGTTTLIERGEGGESHPGGGAASRAEPSDTPQSCEGAQQSRGGIMIPNSLLGFQSRSPVFRTLSRSSSGYFSFDSDSIPSSPLLKDNKSTQTPSPSSQIITHALQRMSRALETRRDYDVWPNPLRPYRARPPPTAADMRPEILIGQELQRIGDEFNNLFIHGRLAGRNGQVAQGNLQQMHQEPAFLLWMGLLIGRLLQIILRRR; translated from the exons ATGTCCGATTCGTCCAG ACCACAAAATCGG CCAAATGGCACAACCACCCTAattgagagaggggaagggggagagtcGCATCCCGGTGGCGGAGCTGCCTCCCGTGCCGAACCGTCTGAC ACCCCCCAGTCCTGCGAAGGGGCCCAGCAGTCACGGGGAGGAATAATGATTCCGAATAGTCTGCTTGGTTTCCAGTCGAGGTCGCCGGTGTTCAGAACACTGTCCAGGTCCTCCAGTGGATATTTTTCGTTCGACAGCGATTCTATTCCAAGCTCCCCGCTATTGAAAGATAACAAGTCGACACAGACTCCGAGCCCATCTAGCCAAATCATTACCCACGCACTGCAGCGCATGTCTCGAGCACTGGAGACCCGGCGAGATTATG ACGTGTGGCCCAACCCCCTCCGGCCCTATAGAGCACGCCCGCCACCGACTGCGGCGGACATGCGGCCAGAGATACTCATCGGTCAGGAGCTTCAGCGCATTGGAGATGAGTTTAACAACCTCTTCATACATGGG CGCCTTGCAGGCAGAAACGGTCAGGTTGCCCAGGGAAACCTGCAGCAGATGCACCAAGAGCCCGCCTTCCTACTGTGGATGGGTCTTCTGATTGGACGACTATTACAGATAATCCTGCGGAGAAGATGA